From one Comamonas piscis genomic stretch:
- a CDS encoding OprD family outer membrane porin, which yields MNYFTLMARISGLAVLAVAAGQAQAGAQDEAKGLVEGASLGLVNRMVVEQLDYRRGDSTRVVSGGARSDEAREAGYGLMLNFSSGYTQGLIGLGLDAHAYGGLNLGSDADKVRSNPRYIAKDGSDLQDSFGRAGAVLKLRWSSTELKVGEMRTKNPIFHSSDTRLLPETNRGWLISSNDIPQLSLQAGRFTRWADRNARKNGQPLLANYSGVQGDAFSFAGGSWTTPWNGLSLSSYVGQYEDVWNTWYLGGFYKRALADKQSLSLSLNLYRNKDTGAAKAGRVDNLTWSLMATYAAGMHQLGLGYQKVDGDTPFDYVNRGSIWLENAMQLSDFNAPHEASWQLKYEADLGQWLTPGLRAGVAYTRGSGIDYRRAGSVYANYLGASGSGGRHWERDMLLRYTVQQGQAKGLALQLRYGVHRANSSQGELNVNQVRLLAEMPMQIF from the coding sequence ATGAACTATTTCACATTGATGGCCCGTATCAGCGGCCTGGCGGTATTGGCCGTGGCCGCTGGCCAAGCCCAGGCAGGCGCGCAGGACGAGGCCAAGGGCCTGGTCGAAGGCGCGAGTCTGGGCCTCGTCAACCGCATGGTGGTGGAGCAGCTGGACTACCGGCGCGGCGACAGCACCCGGGTGGTGTCTGGCGGCGCGCGCTCCGACGAGGCGCGCGAGGCAGGCTATGGGCTGATGCTCAACTTCAGCTCGGGCTACACCCAGGGTCTCATCGGCCTGGGGCTCGATGCCCATGCCTATGGGGGGCTCAACCTGGGCTCGGATGCGGACAAGGTGCGCAGCAATCCGCGCTATATCGCCAAGGACGGCAGTGATCTCCAAGACAGCTTTGGCCGCGCGGGGGCTGTCCTCAAGCTGCGCTGGTCATCGACCGAGCTGAAGGTCGGCGAGATGCGCACCAAGAACCCGATCTTCCACTCGTCCGACACGCGTTTGCTGCCGGAGACCAACCGGGGCTGGCTGATCAGCAGCAACGATATTCCGCAGCTGAGCCTGCAGGCCGGCCGCTTTACCCGCTGGGCCGATCGCAATGCCCGCAAAAACGGCCAGCCGTTGTTGGCCAATTACTCGGGCGTGCAAGGCGATGCCTTCAGCTTTGCGGGCGGCAGCTGGACAACGCCTTGGAATGGGCTGAGCCTGTCGAGCTATGTCGGCCAATACGAGGACGTTTGGAACACCTGGTACCTGGGCGGCTTCTACAAAAGGGCGCTGGCTGATAAGCAAAGCCTGTCGCTGAGCCTGAACCTGTACCGCAACAAAGACACCGGCGCCGCCAAGGCAGGCCGGGTGGATAACTTGACCTGGAGCCTGATGGCCACCTATGCCGCTGGGATGCACCAGCTGGGCCTGGGGTACCAGAAGGTGGATGGCGACACGCCGTTTGACTATGTCAACCGGGGCTCCATTTGGTTAGAGAACGCGATGCAGCTGTCGGACTTCAACGCGCCGCACGAGGCCTCGTGGCAGCTCAAGTACGAGGCCGATCTGGGCCAGTGGCTGACGCCGGGCCTGCGCGCGGGCGTCGCCTACACACGGGGCTCGGGCATTGACTACCGCCGCGCTGGCAGCGTGTACGCCAACTACCTGGGCGCCAGCGGCAGTGGCGGCCGGCACTGGGAGCGCGACATGCTGCTGCGCTACACCGTGCAGCAAGGGCAGGCCAAGGGGCTGGCGCTGCAGCTGCGCTATGGCGTACACCGGGCCAACAGCAGCCAGGGCGAGCTGAATGTGAACCAAGTGCGGCTGCTGGCCGAGATGCCGATGCAGATCTTCTGA
- a CDS encoding pseudoazurin produces the protein MPLVLSALLCSQAAAETFEVHMRNRSATGAMTYEPEFLKLKPGDKIKFLASSNGHDAVSIPGMAPAGAKPFKGKINEEIEVSFDATGLYGVQCLPHYAMGMVMLVQVGDVPLSGLQVPAEVPERAQQRFKDIVSRASAPR, from the coding sequence ATGCCGCTTGTGTTGAGCGCCTTGCTGTGCAGCCAGGCAGCAGCCGAGACCTTTGAGGTCCACATGCGCAACCGCAGCGCCACCGGCGCGATGACCTATGAGCCCGAGTTTCTGAAGCTCAAGCCGGGCGACAAGATCAAGTTTCTGGCCAGCAGCAATGGCCATGATGCCGTCAGCATCCCGGGCATGGCGCCTGCCGGTGCCAAGCCCTTCAAGGGCAAGATCAATGAGGAGATCGAAGTCAGCTTTGATGCCACAGGCCTCTATGGCGTGCAGTGCCTGCCTCATTACGCGATGGGCATGGTCATGCTGGTGCAGGTCGGCGATGTGCCGCTGTCTGGCCTGCAGGTACCCGCTGAGGTGCCTGAGCGTGCGCAGCAGCGCTTCAAGGACATCGTCAGCCGCGCATCGGCGCCGCGCTGA
- a CDS encoding ABC transporter ATP-binding protein gives MIAAADGVVLQACALGLRLQGQRIVDQVTLPVQRHEMLGLIGPNGSGKSSLLRLLAGVIQPNEGQVLLQGQPLQKMGRRAIARELALVAQMAETQDAISVEDAVALGRTPWLSALQPFSLQDWDAVQQALNAVGMEAKRHSAWHSLSGGERQRVHIARALAQQPGVLLLDEPCNHLDIHQQLSLMALIRALPVTKVVALHDLNQALACDRVAVMQQGRLVALGAPAQVLDAALLAQVFRVEASTLVDPWDGSRVLRFRPLSSS, from the coding sequence ATGATCGCGGCCGCCGATGGCGTGGTGTTGCAAGCCTGCGCGCTGGGCTTGCGGCTGCAGGGCCAGCGCATTGTGGACCAGGTAACGCTGCCGGTGCAGCGCCACGAGATGCTGGGTTTGATAGGGCCCAATGGCTCGGGCAAATCGAGCCTGCTGCGCTTGCTGGCCGGGGTCATCCAGCCTAACGAAGGCCAGGTATTGCTGCAGGGCCAACCGCTGCAGAAGATGGGGCGTCGCGCCATTGCGCGTGAGCTGGCCCTGGTCGCGCAAATGGCCGAGACGCAGGATGCCATCAGCGTCGAGGATGCGGTGGCGCTGGGGCGCACACCCTGGTTGTCGGCGCTGCAGCCTTTTTCGCTGCAGGATTGGGATGCCGTGCAGCAAGCCCTCAACGCCGTGGGCATGGAGGCCAAACGCCACAGCGCCTGGCACAGCCTCTCGGGCGGCGAACGCCAGCGTGTACACATTGCCCGGGCCCTGGCGCAGCAACCCGGCGTGCTGCTGCTCGATGAGCCCTGCAACCACCTCGATATCCACCAGCAGCTGTCGCTGATGGCGCTGATCCGCGCCTTGCCCGTCACCAAGGTCGTGGCGCTGCATGACCTGAACCAGGCCCTCGCCTGCGACCGCGTTGCCGTCATGCAGCAGGGCCGGCTGGTGGCGCTGGGCGCGCCCGCGCAGGTGCTGGATGCCGCTCTGCTAGCGCAGGTTTTTCGCGTGGAGGCCAGCACCCTGGTCGACCCCTGGGACGGCAGCCGTGTGCTGCGTTTTCGTCCGCTTTCTTCTTCTTGA
- a CDS encoding FecCD family ABC transporter permease, producing MSAAPVAAASALRKPLHWALLGLGAALALLLSVALGIAIGETALSPSLVLQVLANKLFGANYAIDPISQGIVWNYRLPRALVAASCGAGLAVAGVILQSMLRNALAEPYLLGISAGASTGAVLVSVVGIGAGAISMTVGAFFGALCAFALVALLAHAAGSGGLRNGGQIVLAGIAGSQLFNALTSLIITKSGSAEQARGIMFWLLGSLSGVRWPDTVLTACIAITGLLLCLLHTRALDAFTFGSESAAALGVPVRRVQLVLLLVAALMTAVMVSIVGAIGFVGLVIPHAARMLVGVRHRRLVPASAMMGAIFLIAADVLSRTLIRGQVLPIGVITALVGAPVFACILLRSQRRQR from the coding sequence ATGAGCGCTGCGCCTGTGGCCGCTGCATCGGCGCTGCGCAAGCCGCTGCACTGGGCCTTGCTGGGCCTGGGTGCCGCCCTTGCGCTGCTGCTGAGCGTGGCGCTGGGCATTGCCATTGGCGAAACCGCGCTGTCGCCCAGCCTGGTGCTGCAGGTGCTGGCCAACAAGCTGTTTGGGGCCAACTACGCCATTGATCCGATCAGCCAGGGCATCGTCTGGAACTACCGCCTGCCTCGGGCCCTGGTCGCGGCCAGCTGCGGCGCGGGCCTGGCGGTCGCCGGCGTCATTCTGCAATCCATGCTGCGCAATGCGCTGGCCGAGCCCTATCTGCTTGGTATCTCCGCCGGGGCCTCTACCGGTGCGGTGCTGGTGTCGGTCGTGGGCATTGGCGCCGGCGCCATCTCGATGACCGTGGGCGCCTTTTTTGGCGCGCTCTGTGCGTTTGCGCTGGTGGCCCTGCTGGCCCATGCCGCCGGCAGCGGTGGCTTGCGCAATGGCGGGCAGATTGTGCTGGCCGGCATTGCGGGCTCGCAGCTCTTCAATGCGCTGACCTCGCTGATCATCACCAAATCAGGCAGCGCCGAGCAGGCCCGGGGCATCATGTTCTGGCTGTTGGGCAGCCTGAGCGGCGTGCGCTGGCCCGATACCGTGCTCACGGCCTGCATCGCCATCACCGGCCTGCTGCTCTGCCTGCTGCACACGCGGGCGCTCGATGCCTTTACCTTCGGCAGTGAATCGGCTGCTGCGCTCGGTGTGCCGGTGCGCCGGGTGCAACTGGTGCTGTTGCTGGTGGCTGCGCTGATGACCGCCGTCATGGTCTCCATCGTCGGCGCGATTGGCTTTGTCGGCCTGGTGATTCCGCATGCCGCGCGCATGCTGGTGGGGGTGCGCCACCGCCGCCTGGTGCCCGCCAGCGCAATGATGGGCGCCATTTTTCTGATCGCTGCCGATGTACTCTCGCGCACTCTCATACGCGGCCAGGTGCTGCCGATTGGCGTGATCACCGCCCTGGTTGGCGCGCCGGTGTTTGCCTGCATCTTGCTCAGAAGCCAGCGGAGGCAGCGATGA
- a CDS encoding ABC transporter substrate-binding protein, which translates to MLISVRRFVLPGLLATSLLTSLSASAAPYPMQLQNCGYTVSLKQPPASVVTIGQAGTEMLYALGLGDKVVGTSLWFNAVLPPFKAINDKVPRLADNDPSFESVIGKRPALVVSQFEWMVGKDGVVGTREQFHDLGIATYAMPSDCEGKNNLKGADGTRTSAYDVQALYKSITQLAQLFDVQPQGERLVKDLRERQAKAVAKVKAAQQPQLTAALWFSSADLAIDPYMAGKNGVAGYMLQTLGLRNIVDSSEEWPTVGWETIAKANPSILVIARMDRRRFPADDYQKKLDFLKTDPVTQHMDAVKNNRIVIVDADALQGSIRVVDGMEQISDAVLKLAQPAGR; encoded by the coding sequence ATGTTGATTTCCGTTCGCCGTTTTGTGCTGCCTGGCCTGCTGGCCACTTCCTTGTTGACTTCCCTGTCCGCCTCGGCTGCCCCTTATCCGATGCAGCTGCAAAACTGCGGCTATACCGTGTCGCTCAAACAGCCACCTGCCTCGGTCGTCACCATTGGCCAGGCCGGCACCGAGATGCTGTATGCGCTGGGCCTGGGTGACAAGGTGGTAGGCACATCGCTGTGGTTCAATGCCGTGCTGCCCCCGTTCAAGGCCATCAACGACAAGGTGCCGCGCCTGGCGGACAACGATCCCAGCTTTGAGTCGGTGATCGGCAAGCGCCCGGCGCTGGTGGTGTCGCAGTTCGAATGGATGGTCGGCAAGGATGGCGTGGTCGGCACGCGCGAGCAGTTCCATGACCTGGGCATCGCCACCTATGCGATGCCGTCTGATTGCGAAGGCAAGAACAACCTCAAAGGTGCAGACGGCACCCGCACCTCGGCCTACGATGTGCAGGCGCTCTACAAGAGCATCACGCAACTGGCGCAGCTGTTTGATGTGCAGCCCCAGGGCGAGCGCCTGGTCAAGGATCTGCGCGAGCGCCAGGCCAAGGCAGTGGCCAAGGTCAAGGCCGCCCAGCAGCCCCAGCTCACAGCCGCGCTGTGGTTCTCCAGCGCCGACCTGGCCATTGATCCTTATATGGCCGGCAAGAACGGGGTTGCTGGCTACATGCTGCAGACCCTGGGCCTGCGCAATATCGTCGACTCGTCCGAAGAATGGCCCACCGTGGGCTGGGAGACGATTGCCAAAGCCAACCCCTCGATCCTGGTCATTGCCCGCATGGACCGCCGTCGTTTTCCGGCCGATGACTACCAGAAGAAGCTGGATTTCTTGAAAACGGACCCCGTCACCCAGCACATGGATGCGGTCAAGAACAACCGCATTGTCATTGTCGATGCCGATGCGCTGCAGGGCTCGATCCGCGTAGTCGATGGTATGGAGCAGATCAGCGATGCCGTGCTGAAGCTCGCCCAGCCGGCCGGCCGTTGA
- a CDS encoding GNAT family N-acetyltransferase, with the protein METLAPVADFLQAARQAMFGDRVATTSPQADLRDFAKVYASSGGCMLAARDSSAAVVGSIAYRPYDGRFAQLDVPSADTVEVVRLFIAPAWRRRGLAGVLFAQLKQHALQHGVQRMYLHTHPFLPGAQMFWQQQGFVVLHQDADPLWQTIHMQMACLSPQD; encoded by the coding sequence GTGGAGACACTTGCCCCGGTGGCCGATTTTTTGCAGGCAGCGCGCCAAGCAATGTTTGGCGACCGGGTCGCAACCACCTCACCGCAGGCGGATCTGCGCGACTTTGCCAAGGTGTATGCGTCATCCGGCGGCTGCATGCTGGCAGCACGTGACAGCAGCGCTGCAGTGGTGGGCAGTATTGCCTACCGGCCCTATGACGGGCGTTTTGCGCAGTTGGACGTGCCTAGCGCCGACACGGTGGAGGTCGTGCGGCTTTTTATTGCACCGGCCTGGCGCAGGCGCGGGCTGGCAGGCGTGCTGTTTGCCCAGCTAAAGCAGCATGCGCTGCAGCACGGCGTGCAGCGCATGTATTTGCACACCCACCCTTTTCTTCCTGGTGCCCAAATGTTTTGGCAGCAGCAGGGCTTTGTGGTGTTGCACCAGGATGCCGACCCGCTGTGGCAAACCATTCATATGCAGATGGCCTGCCTATCACCCCAGGACTGA
- a CDS encoding F0F1 ATP synthase subunit epsilon, protein MNTFHVDVVSAEESIFSGEARFVALPGEMGELGIYARHTPLITRIKPGSVRIEKADGSEEFIFVAGGILEVQPDCVTVLSDTAVRGKDLDEQKAVEAKQKAEEALKNAKGELDLAKAQSELSVMAAQIAALQKYRKKR, encoded by the coding sequence ATGAACACCTTCCACGTTGATGTGGTCAGTGCTGAAGAATCCATCTTCTCCGGTGAAGCCCGCTTTGTGGCTTTGCCTGGTGAAATGGGCGAACTCGGTATCTACGCCCGCCACACGCCGTTGATCACCCGCATCAAGCCGGGTTCGGTACGCATTGAGAAGGCCGACGGCAGCGAAGAATTCATCTTCGTGGCTGGTGGCATTCTCGAAGTGCAACCCGACTGCGTGACCGTGCTGTCCGACACCGCTGTGCGCGGCAAGGACCTGGACGAGCAAAAGGCGGTTGAAGCCAAGCAAAAGGCTGAAGAAGCCCTCAAGAACGCCAAGGGCGAGCTTGACTTGGCCAAGGCCCAATCCGAGCTGTCCGTGATGGCCGCCCAGATTGCAGCCCTGCAAAAATACCGCAAGAAGCGCTGA
- the atpD gene encoding F0F1 ATP synthase subunit beta: MAQVQGKIVQCIGAVVDVEFPHGSVPSVYDALKLEGTALTLEVQQQLGDGVVRTIALGSSDGLKRGLMVTNTGKAITVPVGKATLGRIMDVLGNPIDERGPVDQTLTASIHRKAPAYDELAPAQELLETGIKVIDLVCPFAKGGKVGLFGGAGVGKTVNMMELINNIAKAHSGLSVFAGVGERTREGNDFYHEMSDAGVVNQESLNDSKVAMVYGQMNEPPGNRLRVALTGLTMAEAFRDEGKDVLFFVDNIYRYTLAGTEVSALLGRMPSAVGYQPTLAEEMGRLQERITSTKVGSITSIQAVYVPADDYTDPSPATTFAHLDSTVALSRDIASLGIYPAVDPLSSTSRQLDPQVVGEEHYTVARQVQGTLQRYTELRDIIAILGMDELAPEDKLVVARARRIQRFLSQPFHVAEVFTGAPGKYVPLSETIRGFKMIVNGECDHLPEQAFYMVGTIDEAIEKAKKMQA, from the coding sequence ATGGCTCAAGTACAAGGCAAGATTGTTCAATGTATCGGTGCGGTGGTGGACGTTGAGTTCCCCCACGGCAGCGTGCCTAGCGTGTATGACGCACTGAAGCTCGAAGGCACCGCCTTGACGCTGGAAGTGCAGCAGCAGCTGGGTGACGGCGTGGTGCGTACCATTGCGCTGGGTTCGTCCGACGGTCTCAAGCGTGGCCTGATGGTCACCAACACCGGCAAGGCGATCACCGTGCCCGTGGGCAAGGCAACGCTCGGCCGCATCATGGACGTGCTGGGTAACCCCATCGACGAACGCGGTCCTGTGGACCAGACGCTGACGGCTTCCATCCACCGCAAGGCGCCCGCTTATGACGAGCTGGCACCTGCACAAGAACTGCTGGAAACTGGCATCAAGGTGATCGACCTGGTGTGCCCGTTCGCCAAGGGCGGCAAGGTGGGTCTGTTCGGTGGCGCCGGTGTGGGCAAGACCGTGAACATGATGGAGCTCATCAACAACATCGCCAAGGCACACAGCGGCTTGTCCGTGTTTGCTGGTGTGGGTGAGCGTACCCGTGAAGGTAACGACTTCTACCACGAAATGTCGGACGCCGGTGTGGTGAACCAAGAGTCGCTGAACGACTCGAAGGTTGCCATGGTGTACGGCCAGATGAACGAGCCACCAGGCAACCGTCTGCGCGTTGCGCTGACCGGTCTGACCATGGCCGAAGCCTTCCGTGACGAAGGCAAGGACGTGCTGTTCTTCGTGGACAACATCTACCGCTACACCCTGGCCGGTACCGAAGTGTCCGCACTGCTGGGCCGTATGCCTTCGGCTGTGGGCTACCAGCCTACGCTGGCCGAAGAAATGGGCCGTCTGCAAGAGCGTATCACCTCGACCAAGGTCGGTTCGATCACCTCGATCCAGGCCGTTTACGTGCCAGCGGACGATTACACCGATCCATCGCCAGCAACGACCTTCGCCCACTTGGACTCCACCGTGGCACTGTCGCGTGACATCGCCTCGCTGGGTATCTACCCTGCCGTGGATCCGCTGTCCTCGACCAGCCGCCAGCTGGACCCCCAAGTGGTGGGTGAAGAGCACTACACCGTGGCCCGCCAAGTGCAGGGCACCCTGCAGCGCTACACCGAACTGCGCGACATTATCGCGATTCTGGGTATGGACGAACTGGCTCCCGAAGACAAGCTCGTCGTGGCCCGCGCTCGCCGTATCCAGCGTTTCCTGTCGCAGCCGTTCCACGTTGCTGAAGTGTTCACGGGCGCTCCAGGCAAGTACGTGCCGCTGTCGGAAACCATCCGCGGCTTCAAGATGATCGTCAACGGCGAGTGCGACCACCTGCCTGAGCAAGCCTTCTACATGGTTGGCACGATCGACGAAGCCATCGAGAAGGCGAAGAAGATGCAAGCCTAA
- the atpG gene encoding F0F1 ATP synthase subunit gamma, with product MAAGKEIRGKIKSVENTKKITKAMEMVAASKMRKAQERMQAARPYSDKIRAIAAHLSQANPEYVHPFMVSNDVKKVGIIVVTTDKGLCGGMNTNVLRAVTHKLKDLQSAGVSAEAVAIGSKGLGFLTRVGVKVVANATALGDTPHLDALIGPAKVLLDQYAEGKLSAVYLCYTKFINTMKQDSLVEQLLPLSQDAIEGSAPATSHGWDYIYEPDAQSVIDELLVRYVESLIYSAVADNMASEQSARMVAMKAATDNAGNVISELKLIYNKTRQAAITTELSEIVAGAAAV from the coding sequence ATGGCAGCAGGCAAGGAAATACGCGGCAAGATCAAATCGGTGGAAAACACCAAGAAGATCACCAAAGCCATGGAGATGGTTGCCGCATCCAAAATGCGCAAGGCGCAAGAGCGGATGCAGGCAGCCCGTCCATATAGCGACAAGATTCGCGCAATTGCAGCTCACCTGAGCCAGGCAAACCCCGAGTATGTCCACCCCTTCATGGTGTCGAACGACGTCAAGAAGGTCGGCATCATCGTGGTGACGACTGACAAGGGCCTGTGCGGCGGCATGAACACCAATGTGCTGCGTGCCGTGACTCACAAGCTCAAGGACCTGCAATCCGCTGGTGTGAGCGCAGAGGCCGTGGCCATTGGCAGCAAGGGTCTGGGCTTTCTGACGCGCGTGGGTGTCAAGGTGGTGGCCAACGCTACCGCCTTGGGCGATACGCCGCACCTCGACGCACTGATCGGACCGGCCAAGGTCTTGCTCGACCAGTACGCTGAGGGCAAGCTGAGCGCAGTCTATTTGTGCTACACCAAGTTCATCAATACGATGAAGCAGGACTCGCTGGTGGAGCAGTTGCTGCCTCTGTCGCAAGATGCGATCGAGGGTTCGGCACCGGCTACCAGCCACGGCTGGGATTACATCTACGAGCCCGATGCGCAAAGCGTGATCGACGAGCTGCTCGTGCGTTATGTGGAGTCGCTGATTTATTCAGCCGTTGCAGACAACATGGCTTCCGAGCAGTCTGCACGTATGGTGGCCATGAAGGCCGCGACCGACAACGCCGGCAACGTCATCAGCGAGTTGAAGCTGATCTACAACAAGACGCGTCAGGCTGCGATTACGACCGAGTTGTCGGAAATCGTCGCAGGCGCCGCGGCTGTGTAA
- the atpA gene encoding F0F1 ATP synthase subunit alpha translates to MQLNPAEISELIKSRIEGLSGNSDIRNQGTVVSVTDGIVRVHGLSDVMAGEMLEFPAGADGQPSFGLALNLERDSVGAVILGEYTHISEGDIVKCTGRILEVPVGPELIGRVVNALGQPIDGKGPINAKMTDVIEKVAPGVIARQSVDQPLQSGIKSIDAMVPVGRGQRELIIGDRQTGKTAVAIDAIINQKGQGVTCVYVAIGQKASSVKNVVRALEQAGAMEYTIVVAATASESAAMQYVSAYSGCTMGEYFRDRGEDALIVYDDLSKQAVAYRQVSLLLRRPPGREAFPGDVFYLHSRLLERAARVNADYVEAFTKGEVKGKTGSLTALPIIETQAGDVSAFVPTNVISITDGQIFLETSLFNAGIRPAINAGISVSRVGGSAQTKLIKGLSGGIRTDLAQYRELAAFAQFASDLDDATRKQLDRGARVTELLKQAQYSPLPVALMASSLFAVNKGFMDDIEVKKVLSFESGLHQFLKTSYGALVERLNEKKAFDKEGKDEAELTAAITAFKKSFA, encoded by the coding sequence ATGCAACTCAATCCCGCAGAAATTTCTGAACTGATTAAGAGCCGCATTGAGGGTCTGTCAGGCAATTCCGATATCCGTAACCAAGGTACGGTTGTGTCGGTGACCGACGGTATCGTGCGCGTGCACGGCCTGTCCGATGTGATGGCCGGTGAAATGCTGGAATTCCCAGCAGGCGCCGATGGTCAGCCTTCGTTCGGTCTGGCACTGAACCTGGAGCGTGACTCGGTGGGCGCCGTGATCTTGGGTGAATACACCCATATCTCGGAAGGCGACATCGTCAAGTGCACCGGCCGTATTCTGGAAGTGCCCGTGGGCCCCGAGCTGATTGGCCGCGTGGTCAATGCACTGGGTCAGCCTATCGACGGCAAGGGTCCTATCAACGCCAAGATGACCGACGTGATCGAAAAGGTTGCGCCTGGTGTTATCGCACGTCAATCCGTGGACCAACCACTGCAGTCGGGCATCAAGTCCATCGACGCAATGGTGCCCGTGGGCCGTGGCCAGCGCGAGCTGATCATTGGTGACCGCCAGACCGGCAAGACCGCTGTGGCTATCGACGCCATCATCAACCAAAAGGGCCAAGGCGTTACCTGCGTGTACGTGGCTATTGGTCAGAAGGCTTCGTCGGTCAAGAACGTGGTGCGCGCGCTGGAACAAGCCGGCGCGATGGAATACACCATCGTCGTGGCCGCTACCGCTTCCGAATCCGCTGCGATGCAGTACGTGTCGGCCTACTCGGGTTGCACGATGGGTGAGTACTTCCGCGACCGTGGCGAAGACGCCCTGATCGTGTATGACGACCTGTCCAAGCAAGCCGTGGCTTACCGCCAGGTATCGCTGCTGCTGCGCCGCCCACCAGGCCGCGAAGCATTCCCCGGCGACGTGTTCTATCTCCACAGCCGTCTGCTGGAGCGTGCTGCACGTGTGAACGCCGACTACGTGGAAGCCTTCACCAAGGGTGAAGTCAAGGGCAAGACCGGTTCGCTGACCGCACTGCCGATCATCGAAACGCAAGCGGGTGACGTGTCGGCCTTCGTGCCTACCAACGTGATCTCGATTACCGATGGTCAGATCTTCCTGGAAACCAGCCTGTTCAACGCCGGTATCCGTCCCGCTATCAACGCCGGTATCTCGGTGTCCCGCGTGGGTGGTTCTGCACAGACCAAGCTGATCAAGGGCCTGTCCGGCGGTATCCGTACCGACTTGGCACAGTACCGTGAGCTGGCTGCTTTCGCACAGTTCGCCTCTGACCTGGACGATGCAACCCGCAAGCAACTGGACCGTGGTGCCCGCGTGACTGAGCTGCTCAAGCAAGCCCAGTACAGCCCACTGCCCGTCGCCTTGATGGCTTCGTCGCTGTTTGCCGTGAACAAGGGTTTCATGGACGACATCGAAGTCAAGAAGGTTTTGTCCTTTGAATCGGGTCTGCACCAATTCCTCAAGACCAGCTACGGCGCCTTGGTGGAACGTCTGAACGAGAAGAAGGCTTTCGACAAGGAAGGCAAGGACGAAGCTGAACTGACTGCAGCCATCACTGCATTCAAGAAGTCCTTCGCTTAA
- a CDS encoding F0F1 ATP synthase subunit delta: protein MAELATIARPYAEALFKACTEKSVGLSDALSWTDELAAIAADPEMRQLADNPNVTNEQVIEVMAGVTLARGWALSDLARNFLRTMVQNRRLDALPEVAKQFRALVNSGNGSSDALVVSAFPMDDAALNALGSVLEKRFGRQLNLSTTVDESLIGGVRVVVGDEVLDTSVKARLEQMKATLTA from the coding sequence ATGGCAGAACTCGCCACCATTGCCCGTCCTTACGCTGAAGCCTTGTTCAAGGCCTGCACTGAAAAGAGTGTTGGCCTGAGCGATGCGCTGTCTTGGACGGACGAACTGGCGGCGATTGCCGCCGATCCGGAAATGCGCCAACTGGCCGACAATCCCAACGTCACCAACGAACAGGTGATCGAGGTGATGGCCGGTGTGACGCTGGCACGCGGTTGGGCCTTGTCAGATCTGGCGCGCAATTTCCTGCGCACGATGGTGCAGAACCGTCGTCTGGATGCGCTGCCTGAAGTGGCCAAGCAATTTCGCGCACTGGTCAACAGCGGCAACGGCTCGTCCGATGCGCTGGTGGTCAGCGCCTTCCCCATGGATGACGCCGCATTGAATGCGCTGGGCTCCGTGCTGGAAAAACGCTTTGGCCGCCAACTCAATCTGAGCACCACCGTGGACGAATCGCTGATTGGCGGCGTGCGCGTTGTGGTCGGCGACGAGGTGCTCGACACCTCCGTCAAAGCCCGTCTGGAACAAATGAAAGCAACCCTCACTGCGTAA